A single Cyclopterus lumpus isolate fCycLum1 chromosome 3, fCycLum1.pri, whole genome shotgun sequence DNA region contains:
- the bdnf gene encoding brain-derived neurotrophic factor: MTILFLTMVISYFSCMRAAPLRDAPGMRGHRTEGYLGAAATATRGHGTPQSGPGQRGELPSLTETFEQVIEELLEVEGEAAQLGQGADKSQGGGGPSSLVTTETKDVDLYDSRVMISNQVPLEPPLLFLLEEYKNYLDAANMSMRVRRHSDPSRRGELSVCDSISQWVTAVDKKTAIDMSGQTVTVMEKVPVPNGQLKQYFYETKCNPMGYTKEGCRGIDKRHYNSQCRTTQSYVRALTMDSKKKIGWRFIRIDTSCVCTLTIKRGR, translated from the coding sequence ATGACCATCCTGTTCCTTACTATGGTTATTTCATACTTCAGTTGCATGAGAGCTGCGCCCCTGAGAGACGCCCCGGGCATGCGGGGCCATCGGACGGAAGGCTACTTGGGCGCCGCTGCGACGGCCACGCGAGGCCACGGGACTCCACAGAGTGGGCCAGGCCAGCGCGGGGAACTGCCCTCACTCACCGAAACCTTTGAGCAGGTGAtagaggagctgctggaggtggagggagaggcGGCACAGCTGGGACAGGGGGCTGATAAGAGCCAGGGAGGTGGGGGCCCATCTTCTTTGGTCACCACGGAGACCAAGGATGTCGACCTGTACGACTCACGGGTGATGATCAGCAACCAAGTGCCTTTGGAGCCGCCGTTGCTCTTTCTTCTGGAGGAATATAAAAACTATCTGGATGCCGCTAACATGTCCATGAGGGTGCGGCGACACTCCGATCCCTCGCGGCGCGGcgagctcagtgtgtgtgacagtattaGCCAGTGGGTGACAGCTGTGGATAAAAAGACGGCAATAGACATGTCTGGGCAGACAGTTACCGTCATGGAAAAGGTCCCTGTCCCCAATGGCCAACTGAAGCAATACTTTTATGAGACCAAATGCAACCCCATGGGGTACACAAAGGAGGGCTGCAGAGGAATAGACAAGCGGCATTACAATTCCCAATGCAGGACAACCCAGTCCTACGTGCGAGCGCTTACCATGGATAGCAAAAAGAAGATCGGCTGGCGGTTTATAAGGATAGACACTTCATGTGTATGCACATTGACCATTAAAAGAGGGAGATAG